In Isoptericola jiangsuensis, the following proteins share a genomic window:
- a CDS encoding DUF998 domain-containing protein has translation MDRISARVVVALLALSALCVALAPLAVPDTYDAVEHSVSESGGQGVPGAWVARSGFVLLGLAVLLEASRSARAWGPWGRGAHGIYGVGMIAVAIVSHRAWYPASWDAVEDSLHSVAATAVGFAFVVGVISVGVRRGPGAGPVRVLDTVAVVASVLLPLVMITWPSVEGAAQRTLFAVGYTWYAVEAVLLAREVPRAG, from the coding sequence GTGGACCGGATCTCGGCGAGGGTCGTCGTCGCCCTGCTCGCCCTCAGCGCGCTGTGCGTCGCGCTGGCACCCCTGGCCGTGCCGGACACGTACGACGCCGTGGAGCACTCGGTGAGCGAGTCCGGCGGGCAGGGTGTGCCGGGCGCCTGGGTCGCACGGTCCGGGTTCGTGCTGCTCGGCCTGGCGGTGCTGCTGGAGGCGTCGCGCTCCGCCCGAGCGTGGGGTCCGTGGGGCCGTGGCGCGCACGGGATCTACGGCGTCGGCATGATCGCCGTGGCGATCGTGTCCCACCGGGCCTGGTACCCGGCCTCCTGGGACGCCGTGGAGGACTCGTTGCACTCCGTGGCCGCGACGGCCGTCGGGTTCGCGTTCGTCGTCGGGGTGATCTCCGTCGGGGTGCGTCGGGGCCCGGGGGCGGGGCCGGTGCGCGTGCTGGACACCGTCGCCGTCGTCGCCTCCGTGCTGCTGCCGCTCGTCATGATCACCTGGCCGTCCGTCGAGGGCGCCGCCCAGCGCACGCTGTTCGCGGTCGGGTACACCTGGTACGCCGTGGAGGCCGTGCTGCTGGCACGGGAGGTCCCGCGCGCCGGATGA
- a CDS encoding dihydrofolate reductase family protein — protein MGDVEIELFCTLDLVGQAPGGPDEDPAGGFAFGGWQAPLLDDVAGEQVRAAYEGTDALLLGRRTYDIFAAYWPHQDDAFGRLFNRVPKYVATRSEPDLSWAGSSRLGTDLVCEVHALRGRHEHVKVVGSLDLVQSLLAHRLFDRLDLWVHPIVLGTGKRVFAGGEVPTNLELLQPPVAGPRGAVLLRYGLLDGVPATGDMTA, from the coding sequence GTGGGAGACGTCGAGATCGAGCTGTTCTGCACGCTGGACCTGGTGGGGCAGGCGCCGGGCGGGCCGGACGAGGACCCGGCGGGCGGGTTCGCCTTCGGCGGCTGGCAGGCGCCGCTGCTGGACGACGTCGCGGGTGAGCAGGTGCGCGCCGCCTACGAGGGCACCGACGCCCTGCTGCTGGGCCGACGGACGTACGACATCTTCGCCGCCTACTGGCCGCACCAGGACGACGCGTTCGGGCGGCTGTTCAACCGCGTGCCGAAGTACGTCGCCACCCGCTCCGAGCCCGACCTGTCGTGGGCGGGGTCCTCCCGGCTCGGCACCGACCTGGTGTGCGAGGTGCACGCGCTGCGCGGGCGGCACGAGCACGTCAAGGTCGTGGGCAGCCTCGATCTCGTGCAGAGCCTCCTGGCGCACAGGCTGTTCGACCGGCTCGACCTGTGGGTGCACCCGATCGTCCTCGGTACCGGCAAGAGGGTGTTCGCGGGCGGCGAGGTCCCCACGAACCTGGAGCTGCTCCAGCCGCCGGTCGCCGGCCCGCGCGGCGCCGTGCTGCTGCGCTACGGCCTGCTCGACGGCGTCCCGGCCACGGGTGACATGACGGCCTGA
- a CDS encoding Fur family transcriptional regulator, whose product MRTTIDARQMLREASLRVTRPRIAVLESVHGLPHADTDSIIADVRRALPEVSHQTVYDSLRVLSTAGIVRKIQPAGSVARYETRVGDNHHHVVCRVCGVVEDVDCAVGETVCLAPSDDHGFRIDEAEVVYWGLCPACRAQAASTPTPDAHA is encoded by the coding sequence ATGAGGACGACGATCGACGCGCGGCAGATGCTGAGGGAGGCATCCCTGCGGGTGACGCGCCCCCGCATCGCGGTGCTCGAGTCCGTCCACGGCCTGCCCCACGCCGACACCGACTCGATCATCGCGGACGTGCGCCGGGCACTGCCCGAGGTCTCCCACCAGACGGTCTACGACTCCCTGCGTGTGCTCAGCACCGCCGGGATCGTGCGCAAGATCCAGCCCGCGGGCTCCGTCGCGCGGTACGAGACCCGCGTGGGGGACAACCACCACCACGTCGTCTGCCGCGTGTGCGGCGTCGTGGAGGACGTCGACTGCGCCGTCGGCGAGACGGTCTGCCTCGCGCCGTCCGACGACCACGGCTTCCGGATCGACGAGGCCGAGGTCGTGTACTGGGGCCTGTGCCCCGCCTGCCGTGCGCAGGCCGCCTCGACGCCGACGCCCGACGCGCACGCCTGA
- a CDS encoding dienelactone hydrolase family protein, whose product MAEIVLFHHARGVTDGVRSFAEVLRGHGHVVHLPDLFEGQVFDTVEEGVAHAGVVGEDVLAERAATFVDRLPAGIVHGGMSMGAARAAEGVLRRPGARAAFFLYGAVAPSWWGATWPEGVPSQAHVSADDPWRETEAEDEYVADVPGGELFVYPGSGHLFAEPGHPDHDPDAAALATRRVLELLDAL is encoded by the coding sequence ATGGCCGAGATCGTGCTGTTCCACCACGCCCGCGGGGTGACCGACGGCGTCCGCTCGTTCGCCGAGGTGCTGCGGGGGCACGGCCACGTCGTGCACCTCCCCGACCTGTTCGAGGGGCAGGTGTTCGACACCGTGGAGGAAGGCGTCGCGCACGCCGGTGTCGTCGGGGAGGACGTGCTGGCCGAGCGCGCCGCGACGTTCGTCGACCGACTCCCGGCAGGGATCGTGCACGGGGGCATGTCGATGGGCGCCGCGCGTGCCGCGGAGGGCGTGCTGCGCCGACCCGGTGCCCGGGCGGCGTTCTTCCTGTACGGCGCGGTCGCCCCGTCGTGGTGGGGCGCCACCTGGCCGGAGGGCGTGCCCTCCCAGGCGCACGTCAGCGCGGACGACCCGTGGCGCGAAACGGAGGCCGAGGACGAGTACGTCGCGGACGTCCCCGGCGGCGAGCTGTTCGTCTACCCCGGCTCCGGCCACCTGTTCGCCGAGCCCGGCCACCCGGACCACGACCCCGACGCCGCCGCGCTCGCGACCCGCCGGGTGCTCGAGCTGCTCGACGCCCTGTGA
- a CDS encoding DUF1905 domain-containing protein has protein sequence MTTTHETLDHTFSAPIGVDVKGEVWPCVEVPDARGLFGSLRAVRVDATVDGVVTLPNIGLMPTGGGSLMLSLSARVRRTLGKDVGDVVTVHLARPA, from the coding sequence ATGACCACCACGCACGAGACCCTGGACCACACCTTCAGCGCGCCGATCGGCGTCGACGTCAAGGGGGAGGTGTGGCCGTGCGTCGAGGTGCCGGACGCACGCGGGCTGTTCGGGTCGCTGCGCGCGGTGCGGGTCGACGCGACCGTCGACGGCGTCGTGACCCTGCCGAACATCGGGCTCATGCCGACCGGTGGCGGCAGCCTCATGCTGTCGCTCAGCGCGAGGGTCCGCCGCACGCTCGGCAAGGACGTCGGGGACGTGGTGACCGTCCACCTCGCGCGCCCGGCCTGA
- a CDS encoding AfsR/SARP family transcriptional regulator, which translates to MTSGRSTGLDITLLDGFHVTGTSAELPPAVRRLVAHVSLTHRPDRGVVAGRLWPDVTESAAQANLRSALWRLHRIAPGLLDTAGGRLRVADGVGVDVHRLCAWAHEVVSCPEQDATGLPADMSGGELLPGWCDAWVEVERERLRQLRLHALEVLARRLTRAERYGEAMEAALAAVETEPLRESAHRAVVGIHLAEGNVAEAVRHYRRFRELLADELGLPPSPLMERLLHDGLPDAGAPPPSSVTRR; encoded by the coding sequence GTGACCTCGGGACGGAGCACCGGTCTCGACATCACGTTGCTGGACGGGTTCCACGTCACGGGGACCTCCGCCGAGCTCCCCCCGGCGGTGCGCCGCCTCGTCGCCCACGTCAGCCTCACCCACCGTCCGGACCGCGGTGTCGTCGCCGGGCGGCTGTGGCCCGACGTCACCGAGTCCGCCGCCCAGGCGAACCTCCGCTCCGCGCTGTGGCGGCTGCACCGGATCGCCCCGGGCCTGCTGGACACCGCCGGAGGTCGGCTGCGCGTCGCGGACGGCGTCGGCGTGGACGTGCACCGGTTGTGCGCCTGGGCCCACGAGGTCGTGTCGTGCCCCGAGCAGGACGCCACCGGGCTCCCTGCGGACATGTCCGGCGGGGAGCTGCTGCCCGGCTGGTGCGACGCATGGGTGGAGGTCGAGCGGGAACGGCTGCGCCAGCTGCGCCTGCACGCCCTGGAGGTCCTGGCCCGCCGCCTCACTCGCGCGGAGCGGTACGGCGAGGCGATGGAGGCGGCCCTCGCCGCGGTCGAGACCGAGCCGTTGCGCGAGAGCGCCCACCGCGCCGTCGTGGGCATCCACCTCGCCGAGGGCAACGTCGCCGAGGCCGTCCGGCACTACCGCCGCTTCCGCGAGCTGCTCGCCGACGAGCTGGGCCTGCCGCCGTCGCCGCTCATGGAGCGTCTGCTGCACGACGGCCTGCCCGACGCCGGTGCACCTCCTCCGTCGTCGGTGACGCGACGGTGA
- the ribH gene encoding 6,7-dimethyl-8-ribityllumazine synthase translates to MSGHGAPATRAVDSSDLRVAVVAASWHETVMDGLVDGALRACADHGVTPDVLRVPGSFELPVAAQACARAGYDAIVALGVVIRGGTPHFDYVCAAATDGLNRVALDHTVPVGFGLLTCDDDAQALDRAGLEGSREDKGYEAAAAALATAHVVRGVRAGAPVPVA, encoded by the coding sequence ATGAGCGGCCACGGGGCGCCCGCCACGCGCGCCGTCGACTCCTCCGACCTGCGGGTCGCCGTCGTCGCCGCCTCCTGGCACGAGACCGTCATGGACGGCCTCGTCGACGGCGCGCTGCGCGCCTGCGCCGACCACGGCGTCACCCCCGACGTGCTGCGCGTCCCCGGCTCGTTCGAGCTGCCCGTCGCCGCCCAGGCCTGCGCCCGGGCGGGCTACGACGCGATCGTCGCGCTCGGCGTCGTGATCCGCGGCGGCACCCCCCACTTCGACTACGTGTGCGCCGCCGCCACCGACGGGCTCAACCGGGTCGCGCTCGACCACACCGTGCCCGTCGGGTTCGGCCTCCTCACCTGCGACGACGACGCCCAGGCGCTCGACCGCGCCGGCCTGGAGGGCTCCCGGGAGGACAAGGGGTACGAGGCGGCCGCCGCCGCGCTCGCCACCGCGCACGTCGTACGGGGCGTCCGCGCGGGTGCCCCCGTGCCCGTCGCATGA
- the katG gene encoding catalase/peroxidase HPI — MTQDPHGIVPVSDDVEPIGGTGGEAAEAAGECPVIHGERAPHPTEGGGNRGWWPNQLNLRMLAKNPAVGNPLDAGFDYREAFLALDLAAVKADVQAVLHDSQDWWPADFGNYGPFMIRMAWHSAGTYRSFDGRGGGGEGQQRFAPLNSWPDNVSLDKARRLLWPVKKKYGQSLSWADLMILAGNVALEDMGFPTFGFGGGRADVWEADQDVYWGPETTWLADQRYTGERDLEEPLAAVQMGLIYVNPEGPNGNPDPLASAVDVKETFRRMGMDLEETVALIAGGHTFGKTHGAASDEHLDADPEAAGLEMQGLGWKNAHGTGVGDDTTTSGLEVTWTYHPTRWDNEFFHILFAYEWELMESPAGAKQWRPKDDGGADMVPLAHSDGRREPRMLTSDLALRFDPELEPISRKFKDDQQAFTDAFARAWFKLTHRDMGPKVRYLGSEVPAEDLPWQDPLPARTAADLTDDQLAALKTAIAGSGLTVAQLVSTAWAAASSYRDSDKRGGANGARIRLEPQRSWAVNNPDQLGVVLPVLEGVQRDFAEQTGAEVSLADVIVLAGGVGVEQAAAAAGVPVEVPFAQGRVDATQEQTDLDQFAWLEPVADGFRNYAGKSPLPAEYSLVDRANLLGLSAPEMTVLVGGLRVLGANHDGSAYGVFTDTPGVLSNDWFANLLDMSTEWKALDPGKHAYAGFDRTTGEKKWVGTRSDLVFGSNSELRALAEVYASDDAQQKFVTDFVAAWVKVMNADRFDLRYAGLSA; from the coding sequence ATGACCCAGGACCCCCACGGCATCGTCCCCGTGAGCGACGACGTCGAGCCCATCGGCGGCACCGGCGGCGAGGCCGCCGAGGCGGCGGGCGAGTGCCCCGTCATCCACGGTGAGCGCGCCCCCCACCCGACCGAGGGCGGCGGCAACCGCGGCTGGTGGCCCAACCAGCTCAACCTGCGCATGCTCGCGAAGAACCCCGCCGTCGGGAACCCGCTCGACGCCGGCTTCGACTACCGCGAGGCGTTCCTCGCCCTGGACCTGGCCGCGGTCAAGGCCGACGTCCAGGCGGTGCTGCACGACTCCCAGGACTGGTGGCCCGCCGACTTCGGCAACTACGGCCCGTTCATGATCCGCATGGCCTGGCACTCGGCCGGCACCTACCGGTCGTTCGACGGTCGCGGCGGCGGCGGCGAGGGCCAGCAGCGCTTCGCCCCGCTGAACTCCTGGCCCGACAACGTCAGCCTCGACAAGGCCCGCCGTCTGCTGTGGCCCGTCAAGAAGAAGTACGGCCAGTCGCTGTCCTGGGCCGACCTCATGATCCTCGCCGGCAACGTCGCGCTCGAGGACATGGGCTTCCCGACCTTCGGGTTCGGCGGCGGTCGCGCCGACGTGTGGGAGGCCGACCAGGACGTCTACTGGGGCCCCGAGACCACGTGGCTCGCGGACCAGCGCTACACCGGTGAGCGCGACCTGGAGGAGCCGCTGGCGGCCGTCCAGATGGGCCTCATCTACGTCAACCCCGAGGGCCCGAACGGCAACCCGGACCCGCTGGCCTCCGCCGTGGACGTCAAGGAGACGTTCCGCCGCATGGGCATGGACCTGGAGGAGACCGTCGCCCTCATCGCCGGCGGCCACACCTTCGGCAAGACCCACGGTGCCGCGTCCGACGAGCACCTGGACGCCGACCCGGAGGCCGCCGGCCTGGAGATGCAGGGCCTCGGCTGGAAGAACGCGCACGGCACGGGCGTCGGCGACGACACGACCACCTCGGGCCTGGAGGTCACCTGGACCTACCACCCGACCCGCTGGGACAACGAGTTCTTCCACATCCTGTTCGCGTACGAGTGGGAGCTCATGGAGTCCCCGGCCGGCGCGAAGCAGTGGCGTCCGAAGGACGACGGCGGCGCGGACATGGTCCCGCTCGCCCACTCCGACGGTCGGCGCGAGCCGCGCATGCTGACCTCCGACCTCGCGCTGCGCTTCGACCCGGAGCTCGAGCCGATCTCGCGGAAGTTCAAGGACGACCAGCAGGCGTTCACCGACGCGTTCGCCCGCGCCTGGTTCAAGCTCACCCACCGTGACATGGGCCCGAAGGTCCGCTACCTCGGCTCCGAGGTCCCGGCCGAGGACCTGCCCTGGCAGGACCCGCTGCCCGCCCGCACGGCCGCCGACCTCACCGACGACCAGCTCGCCGCGCTGAAGACGGCGATCGCCGGGTCCGGCCTGACCGTCGCGCAGCTCGTGTCCACCGCGTGGGCCGCGGCCTCGTCCTACCGTGACTCCGACAAGCGCGGCGGCGCCAACGGTGCCCGTATCCGCCTCGAGCCGCAGCGCTCCTGGGCGGTCAACAACCCCGACCAGCTCGGTGTCGTGCTCCCCGTCCTCGAGGGCGTCCAGCGTGACTTCGCCGAGCAGACCGGTGCCGAGGTCTCCCTGGCCGACGTCATCGTCCTCGCCGGCGGCGTGGGCGTCGAGCAGGCCGCGGCCGCCGCGGGCGTGCCCGTCGAGGTGCCGTTCGCCCAGGGCCGCGTCGACGCCACCCAGGAGCAGACCGACCTCGACCAGTTCGCCTGGCTCGAGCCCGTCGCCGACGGCTTCCGCAACTACGCGGGCAAGAGCCCGCTGCCCGCGGAGTACAGCCTGGTCGACCGCGCCAACCTGCTCGGCCTCTCCGCGCCGGAGATGACCGTGCTCGTCGGTGGCCTGCGCGTCCTCGGCGCCAACCACGACGGCTCCGCCTACGGCGTGTTCACCGACACCCCCGGCGTCCTGTCGAACGACTGGTTCGCGAACCTGCTCGACATGTCCACCGAGTGGAAGGCGCTCGACCCGGGCAAGCACGCCTACGCCGGGTTCGACCGCACCACCGGCGAGAAGAAGTGGGTCGGCACCCGCTCCGACCTCGTCTTCGGCTCGAACTCCGAGCTGCGCGCCCTCGCGGAGGTCTACGCCTCCGACGACGCGCAGCAGAAGTTCGTGACGGACTTCGTCGCCGCGTGGGTCAAGGTCATGAACGCCGACCGCTTCGACCTGCGCTACGCGGGCCTGTCCGCGTGA
- a CDS encoding glycosyl hydrolase family 18 protein yields the protein MKISTRPAGRRARTLATGLAAVALAAAGALAAVPATAAPAASSAPAVEAAATAATGKQWLTGYWHNFDNGSVTMRLSEIPQAYNLVAVAFADNKTGTPGGITFNLASAELGGYTVAQFKADVAAIRAQGRKVIISVGGERGNVVVSNATEAKNFADTTYALMQEYGFDGVDIDLEHGINATYMADALHQLSAKAGPDLIIAMAPQTIDYQATSMGYYQLTLAIKDILTIVNTQYYNSGTMMGCNQQVYSQATVDFLTALSCIQLEMGLRPDQVGIGVPAVPRAAGGGYQPMANVIKAVDCLEVGTGCGAFKPAKQYGKIGGVMTWSINWDKTNNYELANTIGARLASGPGTTPTPTPTPTPSSTPTPTTTPTPSPSPTTPVTCTAAAAWSASKVYVGGNRVSHQGRLYEAKWWTTGENPTQSGQWGVWRDLGPC from the coding sequence GTGAAGATCTCCACCCGACCGGCCGGGCGGCGCGCCCGGACGCTCGCCACCGGCCTCGCCGCCGTCGCGCTGGCCGCAGCGGGCGCGCTGGCCGCCGTCCCGGCCACCGCCGCCCCCGCCGCGTCGTCGGCGCCCGCCGTGGAGGCCGCCGCGACGGCCGCCACCGGCAAGCAGTGGCTCACCGGCTACTGGCACAACTTCGACAACGGCTCGGTGACGATGCGGCTGTCGGAGATCCCGCAGGCGTACAACCTCGTCGCGGTCGCGTTCGCCGACAACAAGACGGGCACGCCCGGCGGCATCACGTTCAACCTGGCGTCCGCCGAGCTCGGCGGATACACCGTCGCCCAGTTCAAGGCCGACGTGGCGGCGATCCGCGCCCAGGGCCGCAAGGTGATCATCTCGGTCGGTGGCGAGCGCGGCAACGTCGTCGTCTCCAACGCGACCGAGGCGAAGAACTTCGCCGACACCACGTACGCCCTCATGCAGGAGTACGGCTTCGACGGCGTCGACATCGACCTCGAGCACGGCATCAACGCGACCTACATGGCGGACGCCCTGCACCAGCTGTCGGCGAAGGCCGGGCCGGACCTCATCATCGCGATGGCGCCGCAGACGATCGACTACCAGGCGACCAGCATGGGCTACTACCAGCTCACCCTGGCCATCAAGGACATCCTCACGATCGTCAACACCCAGTACTACAACTCGGGCACCATGATGGGCTGCAACCAGCAGGTGTACTCGCAGGCCACCGTCGACTTCCTCACGGCGCTGTCGTGCATCCAGCTGGAGATGGGGCTGCGCCCCGACCAGGTCGGCATCGGCGTCCCGGCCGTCCCGCGCGCGGCGGGCGGCGGCTACCAGCCGATGGCGAACGTCATCAAGGCCGTCGACTGCCTCGAGGTGGGCACCGGCTGCGGCGCCTTCAAGCCCGCCAAGCAGTACGGCAAGATCGGCGGCGTCATGACCTGGTCGATCAACTGGGACAAGACCAACAACTACGAGCTCGCCAACACCATCGGCGCACGGCTCGCGAGCGGCCCGGGCACCACCCCCACCCCGACGCCGACCCCGACCCCCAGCAGCACGCCCACCCCGACGACCACCCCGACCCCGTCGCCGTCCCCGACGACCCCGGTCACGTGCACCGCGGCGGCGGCCTGGTCGGCGTCGAAGGTCTACGTCGGCGGCAACCGCGTCTCCCACCAGGGCCGCCTGTACGAGGCCAAGTGGTGGACGACCGGCGAGAACCCCACGCAGAGCGGCCAGTGGGGCGTCTGGCGCGACCTCGGCCCCTGCTGA
- a CDS encoding DUF2200 domain-containing protein, with the protein MAGHRIFAMSFASIYPHYVTKVERKGHTVAELHQVITWLTGYDDAGIARVIADEVTMEEFFAATPRWNPHAALITGVICGHRVEDIEDPLMQKVRYLDKLVDEVARGKKMSSILRGGAEVPQAS; encoded by the coding sequence ATGGCCGGACACCGCATCTTCGCGATGAGCTTCGCGAGCATTTACCCGCACTACGTGACGAAGGTGGAGCGCAAGGGCCACACCGTCGCCGAGCTGCACCAGGTCATCACCTGGCTGACGGGCTACGACGACGCGGGGATCGCCCGCGTCATCGCCGACGAGGTCACCATGGAGGAGTTCTTCGCCGCGACCCCGCGGTGGAACCCGCACGCCGCCCTCATCACGGGCGTGATCTGCGGCCACCGGGTCGAGGACATCGAGGACCCCCTGATGCAGAAGGTCCGCTACCTCGACAAGCTGGTCGACGAGGTGGCCCGCGGCAAGAAGATGTCGTCGATCCTGCGCGGCGGTGCCGAGGTCCCGCAGGCGTCCTGA
- a CDS encoding peptidoglycan-binding protein, with product MTTMRFGRRSYRNGSLPASMLAEVMPSGRHGTSGRARAYLRKDAADSWNRAIEQIEAETGLQLTVRGWTRTLDEQRTFFLQRYRRGARSPFGDYRKYDGAVYGRVDGAAAAVPGFSNHGWGLAVDVNDFGGVGEFGNGRRGQAFPILAVHGWTETEGRRVDEPWHLVYSPSADRRPARRTSRRRSSARSARTATGTTRKPRRPPTIKQRSRRSAWTALWKEFLEAEGQFSGADGTGFGAPLAEATTAWQKAAGLEPDGVVGPRTWYTSLHGVRTGSKGPAVKIAQRVAGLDGKAVDGVAGSVFATRWRQVQRWLGVDDDASIGDVTVSALIRKA from the coding sequence ATGACCACGATGAGGTTCGGACGACGCAGCTACCGCAACGGCTCGCTGCCGGCGTCGATGCTGGCGGAGGTGATGCCCAGCGGACGGCACGGCACCAGCGGCCGGGCGCGGGCCTACCTGCGCAAGGACGCCGCCGACTCCTGGAACCGCGCGATCGAGCAGATCGAGGCGGAGACCGGGCTGCAGCTCACCGTGCGCGGCTGGACCCGCACGCTCGACGAGCAGCGCACCTTCTTCCTCCAGCGCTACCGGCGCGGCGCCCGCAGCCCGTTCGGGGACTACCGCAAGTACGACGGCGCCGTCTACGGGCGCGTCGACGGGGCCGCGGCCGCCGTGCCGGGCTTCTCCAACCACGGGTGGGGTCTCGCGGTGGACGTCAACGACTTCGGCGGGGTGGGCGAGTTCGGCAACGGCCGGCGCGGCCAGGCCTTCCCCATCCTGGCGGTCCACGGCTGGACCGAGACCGAGGGGCGGCGTGTCGACGAGCCCTGGCACCTCGTGTACAGCCCGTCCGCGGACCGCCGTCCTGCTCGGCGCACGTCGCGGCGGCGCTCCTCGGCACGATCCGCCCGCACCGCGACGGGCACCACCCGCAAGCCGCGACGCCCCCCGACCATCAAGCAGCGCAGCCGGCGCTCCGCCTGGACCGCCCTGTGGAAGGAGTTCCTCGAGGCCGAGGGGCAGTTCTCCGGCGCCGACGGCACGGGCTTCGGGGCCCCGCTCGCTGAGGCGACCACGGCCTGGCAGAAGGCCGCGGGGCTCGAACCCGACGGCGTCGTCGGCCCCCGCACCTGGTACACGTCCCTCCACGGCGTCAGGACCGGCAGCAAGGGGCCCGCGGTCAAGATCGCCCAACGGGTCGCCGGGCTCGACGGCAAGGCCGTCGACGGCGTCGCCGGTTCGGTGTTCGCCACCCGGTGGCGCCAGGTCCAGCGCTGGCTCGGCGTCGACGACGACGCCAGCATCGGCGACGTCACCGTGTCCGCCCTCATCCGGAAGGCCTGA
- a CDS encoding CHAT domain-containing protein: MNRVVFQISALGRNDEPVPLVGLAEPVDPQRYEEVFTCPALAQSAPAADAEALYGKLLYEALSVNTVVRDHLTGARTSTERRFGVCAELLPQSRTDSLAWETLRFPDDDGQQYLALSTKYAFARVVTSGQPRVPVYQLTPPLRVVAVLSCGGVPADRELAELRAAAVDSAGTPRMSLLVVLGEAQLAERLQAEVDAGQAPEIAGVHLVPPDYHDLQGLVRGFRPHVLHLFCHGSSDGTVRLALRQDWLASEPGPGLVLDKEQVAELTRNTDGGFWMVVLNCCAGAASPDDDGLTSLARELVSKGSTHAVIGMRTPIRSELARHLTRCLYGSLFDELGPRTAAPDGSTAALDWACVVATARNRLYTTPELNSTAAPGQEREWTVPALYLRKEDFLLQVVAPGQGADDARALRLELTALLSVRASLPPGGADKAFREALVARVHEIAATLGIDPADLEDSP; encoded by the coding sequence GTGAACCGCGTCGTGTTCCAGATCAGCGCGCTCGGGCGCAACGACGAGCCCGTGCCGCTCGTCGGGCTCGCCGAGCCCGTCGACCCGCAGCGCTACGAGGAGGTCTTCACCTGTCCCGCGCTCGCGCAGTCCGCGCCGGCGGCGGACGCCGAGGCTCTCTACGGGAAGCTGCTCTACGAGGCCCTGTCGGTCAACACCGTCGTGCGCGACCACCTCACCGGCGCGCGCACCAGCACCGAGCGACGGTTCGGCGTGTGCGCGGAGCTCCTGCCGCAGAGCCGCACCGACTCCCTGGCCTGGGAGACCCTGCGGTTCCCCGACGACGACGGCCAGCAGTACCTCGCGCTGAGCACCAAGTACGCGTTCGCCCGCGTCGTGACGTCCGGTCAGCCGCGCGTGCCGGTGTACCAGCTCACGCCGCCGCTGCGGGTCGTGGCCGTCCTGTCGTGCGGTGGCGTCCCCGCCGACCGCGAGCTCGCCGAGCTCCGCGCCGCCGCCGTCGACTCCGCCGGCACCCCGCGGATGTCGCTCCTGGTGGTGCTCGGCGAGGCGCAGCTCGCGGAGCGGCTCCAGGCGGAGGTGGACGCCGGGCAGGCGCCGGAGATCGCCGGCGTGCACCTGGTGCCGCCCGACTACCACGACCTCCAGGGCCTCGTGCGCGGCTTCCGGCCGCACGTGCTGCACCTGTTCTGCCACGGCTCGTCCGACGGCACGGTCCGCCTCGCCCTGCGGCAGGACTGGCTGGCCAGCGAACCCGGACCCGGCCTCGTGCTGGACAAGGAGCAGGTCGCCGAGCTGACCCGCAACACCGACGGCGGCTTCTGGATGGTGGTGCTGAACTGCTGCGCCGGCGCCGCCTCCCCCGACGACGACGGCCTGACGTCCCTCGCCCGCGAGCTGGTCAGCAAGGGCAGCACCCACGCCGTGATCGGCATGCGGACCCCCATCCGCTCCGAGCTCGCCCGCCACCTGACCCGCTGCCTGTACGGGAGCCTGTTCGACGAGCTCGGTCCGCGCACGGCCGCGCCCGACGGCAGCACCGCCGCCCTCGACTGGGCGTGCGTCGTGGCCACCGCGCGCAACCGGCTCTACACCACGCCCGAGCTGAACTCGACCGCGGCCCCCGGGCAGGAGCGGGAGTGGACCGTCCCCGCGCTCTACCTGCGCAAGGAGGACTTCCTCCTCCAAGTGGTCGCCCCCGGTCAGGGGGCCGACGACGCCCGGGCGCTGCGGCTGGAGCTCACCGCGCTGCTGTCCGTGCGGGCGTCCCTGCCGCCCGGCGGGGCGGACAAGGCGTTCCGCGAGGCGCTCGTGGCCCGCGTGCACGAGATCGCCGCCACCCTGGGCATCGACCCGGCCGACCTGGAGGACTCCCCGTGA